Below is a window of Paramisgurnus dabryanus chromosome 20, PD_genome_1.1, whole genome shotgun sequence DNA.
AGTTTGTTCAGGGCccctggttgagaaacactgctataTGGATACCCAATATATTCAAATGATATTGCCAGTGTGACCaagttttcattttaaactacTTCATCATGGTCTCCCCAATGTGATTTTTAAGCTTATAGTATGATCCCAATAATTAACAATATCTTagaggggacatttcacaagacttttttgagatgtcaaatacatctttggtgtccccagagtatatatgtgaagttttagctcaaaatatcatatatatataatttactaTAGCGTGTTAAAATTGCTgatttgtaggtgtgtgcaaaaatgttccgtttttggtgtgtcctttaacatgcaaatgagttgatctctgtactaaatggcagtggcgttgttggatagtgcagattaaggagcagtattatccccttctggcatcacaaggggagacaaatttcaatgaacaatttttttcacatgcttgtggagaatagtttaccaaaactaagttactgggttgatcttattcacaatttctaggttgataaaaccaatggggacccaattatagcacttaaacatgaaaaaagtcaaattttcatggtATGCCtcctttaaagaaacatttaaaaaaaaatattttatttgccccTTAAGAATTAATAACATAACATATATACACATTGTACAGTTGTGAATTAGACTCATCaatgtatatttgtatatattttcaaAACTTTTTGGGTGTATTTGTCTCTGTTTTGCTTTGCTTATAGAAACAACAGCATGACACAGTGTTTCTTCTGTAAATAGTTTGCATGATCCATGGATAGTTTATGATGTGAAACAGACCCACAGTTTTATGTCAGTATTGTTAGAAATCAATCAGTCTGAAGTTACGAACATGTCTAGGGTGCCTTCAGAGAGTAGTTTGATGGTTTCATGCTGTTTCTTAAGGTCTCTTATGGTTTCACTGGATATCTGAGTTTGGTGAAGTCTTTGGTGTTGCTCTGCGAGTCCACCAGCACTAAAGGATTTTTCTGATGATTCTCCACAATGTCAGAAACGCTGCAGAAAcgctgagagaaagagagaaagagagtttAATGACAGATAGGCCTACAAAACTTTCAATTAGAACATTTATTTTGctttatattttttctgtatttttttccaTAGCCCAGTGTTCtaattatgtcaaagattatgggGGTCCCCTATAGCCAAGCCCCACCAAACGGCCAAGCCCCCAATCATTATAGGGTCGCCATTATTTCACAAAAGTAAAGCTTTATGGGAGCGATCCCAAAACacgggacgtgtttgtgttccCACACAGAAGCCTGTCTGACCATTTTACGGACATTTTCTGGGACCAATGTGCTTTGTTTGTGAATGGGTTTTTTGATGAAACCACAAATTACTCTTAAATCTTTGTACCTCAATTAAGTGTAAAgtaatatttaataattcataaaaaccaggggacccccctaatatatatttttgtgctttatgttGGTCCCTCAATGATTATAGAAGGTCCGGGACCATCCCAGCCCCCCTCAATTTGAACACTGAGCCTACATAGGCTAAATTGTTTGCAGACAAACAATTGTTTAATAAAACACCTGCAATAAAATCTCCAATAGTAAAGAAATATTCAGACATGTATCAGACATGGAATAAAATTAAGGTGAGCATTATGACCGATTAATTATATGTTTCTTTAAACCATTTCTGTAGTTTTAAAGGCAATGTATAATCACGTACATCTTCTCCTTGTTTTTCTTTTCCCAGCGCAAACTGTTTTGATGACGCGATGTAGCGGACCGGAATGTTGTACACGCGCCCGTTGTAGAACACCACCAACGTGTACGGCTGCTGCGCGTCCACGCCCGAACTCTTCCTGAGCAGAAACGAGCCGTCCTGAGGtaaaagcacacaaagcatgcACACGTGAGGTAAATCACTTCTTTCTAAGCTACCAAATTATTTAAACGAGTGTCATGACGAACGTTCGGACCTTCCCCATGCGAATGAGCGCGTCCTCCGCCGTCCTGCGATCACAACTGCTGGCGTACCAAACTTTATTATGGACACCCGCCTCCTGTGTTATAGACACGAGCGTGAGCATACTTTATTACAGCATACattcaaataaatgtatattaatatggataggcctatttaaaaaaataaataaacaaatcacCTCTTCAGCATCTCGGGGTGCTTTGCTCTCAGAAGGCAACGTTCCTCTGCCTGTGGAAATAACATAATATTGTTGAATAAGAAACTTATTCAGGATAGACTAAAACGAAAACTCTATTCTATTTACAACTGAAAACTAACTTACTTTGGGAGGAAATCTGTTTAGGAAGAGGCATCCTGTACAAAATAAGACTGGACTTTAACGCACTTCATGACAGATGTGACAGATGATGGAAAACATGAAAATCATTGTCAGTGGTTTCTTACCTGGCTCTGTGAAATCCTGTAGATTGTGGGCTTACAGTGGTGTCCGGTGGGCTTCGTGCTGTATGTATTGAAGGGCCTGTAAAAGATATTACATAGAATCAAACTAAAATTGATCAACTATTACCATAAAGGCAACCAAAACACTATACACTTTAAGAATGTAAATAGCAAAGCACATGTATTTATATTCATATAAAGATAAGAACTGTGTGTCTTTCACTGGCTAAAACATTAAACAGGATTAaaacaacataacattaaaaacaGTAAGGCAGTGTAACTACAGTATgcatttctttaatattttgttaCCTCAACATATAAGTTACTTTCATAGTTACCTTCAGTATCTCTATGGGGAGCGCTTGGTTTCTGcaataatgaataattattATTCACTCAGTATTGCGAAACACAAAAATAGTAAAttagtgatttaaaaaaaatatataaataaatccaATGTATACCGGCATCAAGCCAGGACTTGATttctttctaaaaaaaaaaatacattcaaatcAATCTGGATAAACAGTTCGAATTTAGTGATACTGAAGCAAGTATTTTATATactaatgttttattaacagtAAGTCCCTTACAGGTCTCTGGGACGGGGTGTAGGAATTGATCTTCGGGTCTCTGTGCTAACGTCTGGGCTTTCTTTAACAGAAATCAAATTTATGTTATATACTGTAAAGAATTAAAGTACAGATGTTTTATTTGGATCAGTTTATTGTGTTACTCACCATCATCTCCATCACACACTTCATAATCATCCTCTGAGTCTGGATCCTGCTTACATAAATAGAGGAAAAGCTCAATAATAGAATTTAGGAGTTCAATATTAAGTATTTAAAGAACatatacaatattttattaacaacacaAGTAAATAATATGGATATGGTAGCTTATACCATGAtagaaatatataatatttttgtaagtaatttaaaaaaaacggTACATGAGTTATTTAAGTATCATAGTATATATCAAAACATCATGGGACATAAGCATTATTCTTTGAAGggaataaatgtttatatttatatatatatattaaagaattgttaaattttttatttattaaatactcACTGGGGTCACAGATGGCCTTTTGATTTGCATTCTGCTAAAAAACATGTAACACTATAATTATACTGTAATACAATACattcatgtttaatgtttacatatttatactCCAATCTGCTGTACATACAGATCTTAAAGGGCCCCTAACATAGGTGTTttcagcaatataaaaatagtCTTTGGTATCCCTAAGAaggtgtctgtaaagtttcagctcaaaatacatcAAAGGTCTTTCATTATACGATGTTGAACATGgccatttgtggctgcaatgaaaAACGCACTGTTTTTGTTTTCGTTTCCCTCCTTGTATGCAAAGTAGGAGGTAGAGCGCTTACACGTGCTTTGGACTACTTCAAAACATGTGTCTCTGCcaaaagattaaaggattagtccattttcttaaaaaaaatccaaataatttactcaccacaatgccatccaaaatgttgatgtctttctttgttcagttgagaagaaattatattttttgaggaaaacattccaggatttttctaattttaatggaccccaacacttaacagttttaatgcagtgtaaaattgcagtttcaatgcagcttcaaaggactctaaacaatcccaaacgaggcataagggtcttatctagtgaaacgattgtcatttttaaaaatatgcacttttaatccacaacttctcgtcttcctccagcTGGGTGACGTGCCAACGCGACCTCACCTAATTGCGTATTGACGTCGAAAGGTCCCGTGTTACATGAAATgaacatttgcggaccattttaaacaataaactgacacaaagacattaattagtatcattccacatacaacaacattggaatggtcctctttctccacacttgtaaacactggggcgtagtttcaatacgtcatccgtgacctcttgacgtggtgttgcgtcacaggaccggaggaagatgagaagttgtggtttacaagtggatattttttatttttcttgccaaaaatgacaatcatctcgctagataagacccttatgcctcgtttgagatcgtttagagtcctctgaaactgcaattttaaactgcattaaaactgttaagtgttggggtccattaaagtccattaaaatgataaaaatcctggaatgttttcctcaaaaaacataatttcttctcgactgaacaaagaaagacatcaacattttggatgacatggtggtgagtaaattacctggatttttttaagaatatggactaatcctttaaattacACGCTCATAAGGCAAGTTTGTGAGTGGTCATGGGTGGgacatgtgacatcacattgacaCCCTGTTTTGTAACAAGCAAATCATTTACTAATTTGTGACAGACTGTATGAGAAAATCTGTGTTACAGAATAACCCCAGATCTTATAAGTGAAAACTTAAAGGTCAGTGCTGTCCTTATAGCATGACCATGATTTCCTATAAAATGATTACATTGATATTGATTAAAAAAACTGCGGTAACCTGTTTGTTAACCCTGTTTTTAACCCTaacttgatttttttaaaattcagTACTAATGGAAATTTCATAAAATTCTGCTTTTGTATTTCTCACAATTTTAAAAATAGCTGTTATTTATAACCCATGTTAGTTAAAtactggacagaacacatgctgggttaaaaattacccaatgttgggttgttgttatgcaatcaTGGGTTATAATAAGGTTATAATAAGGTTATAATAAGGTTCTGAAGAACAGAGCAGTCATGGAAAGAAAGCAATAGTTAAAATCAAACAGTAATACCTGGGGCTGACTTTAGGTGGTGccattgtttgtgtgtttagttGTAAAGTTGTGTTAGCCCTGTTAAACAAATCCATAAGTGAAAACAGATCATTATCACACTTTCACCAGCTACTGATTCTATGAGCTTATTCTATTTATGATAATAGAGTTCAGTTGCAGATTATCAAGCATTATAATCCAACAGTTGTTCTAAAAAACACACCCATACAGTTAACACTGTTACACGAAGCAACAAATGTCTCACCTCATCTTAAACTGAGATCTTTCCTGTAATCAGAAagagaaaatgttttgtcaaaGCTACATATGAAGATGCATTATAGAAAATCACAAAGATCACTGTTAACCTGCCAAGCATAATGTGTCAGTAAAATAGATGTCATTATTTGTAATGAAAtgatcataataataataaaatgacatttattttctttcttttgatgTTAGGGTGAAatacactctaagaaaggatgtgtacatattttttacacattttttgtgttatgctttaacacattatgtgtaattttaacacattatgtgtcattttgtgtaaaaataaaacacaagttgtgttaaaagtaacacaaaatgtgttgtttcaataataacacagagatgtgtggattctggtgtgttgtttttaacacatccgttctaagagtgtatgaTCTGCACAATTTTCTGAGAGGCTTCACGAAATTCATTTAGGCACAATAGTCCAATTTATTCTTAAgaggtgtgcacaccaaagcttttaaacgcggctgaaaaacGGCAGGCGGACGCCGACTTTCAGCTTTTTTCAGTCGACTGCCAGGTTTTTCCAGCTGAGAcatttggttgctgtgatacttctgctttgtttaacGATGTGCAGGTTGATTGTTGTGATATttatcccgcccctcctccactgtgattggacagccatGTGAGGCGAACTGACGAACATTGACGAACTGAGCTTTTcatccaaagttgaatatttttcaactcttgaCGCTCAACGCTGATAGCGGAAAAACAGCGAGTGCCGGCTTTCAGCGCAGAAAAAAAtgccagctgctggcttttaAAACAATTCTGCGCTTCCATTGCTGCcagcgtaaaagctttggtgtgggTTGCCCCTTAATGCTAGCATGATCATGGACAGATTGTTTTTTAGCAACTTACCTCAGGAACCCCAcagaaatctaaaaaaaaagaaatcagtTTACTGAACATTTATTGAAACCACAGAGATGGGTTTACTGAACAAACAAatctgccctacaaaggcaaaagGCAGTAACTTTGCTTTTGGTGAAAATtagttattgatatttttgggACGTTCAAGATCTTCTTTATCACctggatacatttttttttttttttgagaaaataaCTGTCAAGCAGTGGCCtgtggtgacttctcttccgaggaggcaggaatttaaaatatgtgttcggtgtatatgttaaaatatgtgttataAGTTGctattaattataaaaaaacatttgttttaagctTTTTcaagtttttgttgttttaacaaaaaTTTCTTTTGTTTGTCAATTCAGCGGGAAAGTTTGTTTGCCTGCCATTCTCCCCCTTTTTTGCCGTGCTGATGACATATGGAAGTCCTTCCAGAAAaggtttttttgtgattgttgcgggcaaaaatctttgatcttgcggcacgttttcgtaaaaaatgcgatggaatttatgcaattttatgcgataaaaattgcgtgaacttgcaaaaactgtttgcagtttttgcagcttttcattgaaGTTCACGTTgcgtaattacgtcacttctTATATTCCTGttgacaacaggggacatggctgtgcATGTGAAGTAAATGTGTGAAGTAagatatatatgacttttttgctacgaaaatgcggggattatgaatgCATTTTTGCAAGCAGAAATCTGGAATTTATctggtatttaaaaaatgcggccccCACATAAATATGCGGGTTTTGGCTGATTAtacattgaatcatgcgatcgcataatcacatttttctggagggactgatatGAGGTCTGCGTAAACAGGGTGCGCTGTGGTATTCAAATACAAGAGGAGAAGGAAAAATTGTGTTTGTCATGTTATTTTATTCGGCCCGAGGGCAATGATTGGTTATACATTTTATGGTCCGGTGCCTTTCACAGAGGACatatatttatgaaaaaaatatttagacaacttaacatacactgtaaaaaatccaattaatgaaatgttggacgggcaaaaatatataagttaaaccaatttttttgtttgagctagttgagaagacatattattttaagtctagataaatctgtgtttaaaacattaaatgaatggttattttcagttccagtcaacattcagaatggctaatgttgactgaactaattaagacaaatcaggtaaatatgtggacttatgacagctttgtttcctgacaacaaaatgctcataatattactgttatttggtcacaaaatgtaattgtaagagttgttcaggcgtgaatgtatgtgctcaaagtttaaatatgcggtcggttaataaagTTAGCgcctatttaaaaatgtgctcggacactttcggacggagctccatatgagctcaatatgagctccagaaaatcaccggcgcttaagcgctcacaccccgcccagcgcagcctcgcctcggcaagcgcatcagaaatcgactgctggctctgatatctctgtggcgtttaaacgtgatttaattcattttaatttctcatacttaacaatgaaagggttatgttttaaatcatattttaggattgcacttaattgatatcgctgttgagtgatgtttcatatcttttacatttgttataaccGGACTGCATGCGAATTTGAACTTCAAAGCTGAAGGAGCgggtggagaaatagtcccaatatcataacaatcttaaataaaacttctaaatatacccgtgtgtacCCGTGTGCGCGCGCGTACGCGCGACCCGCTCGCGCGcgcgtgtgtatgtatgtacagtatgtgcgtgagtttttaatttaaaatgtcttaactcggaaggatctggactggaacacaggtcatttcatctgagatcaatccgcaccTAACAGCCTgaatcacttactgattcacatgacacaagtcaacagccgtttcctcaagttcacgtcaggtaagtgtttgtaaataaatgttaattttagactatattaattggcaaagacgcaaatact
It encodes the following:
- the blnk gene encoding B-cell linker protein isoform X3; translated protein: MNVPTREQCEGWSSMQVAAYLIQNNMRGCADTVQRIRIDGRRFLNLSDSDLNKFSLVQRPQLQKIVQDIKKNDDSLFNRLKRFQTEQTANILKSGRNTLDRIKKKAPPKVPTRDYQGEAAESEKYSDSDFASDSDTYEDPQFEHEDNYEPPPRSEAHAVNTFTVAQSMTNSRGQYVDSCRGRPAKPNTSFNPVRKNMGVIRKNQADDDDDENDYVEPEETTENDNYIEPTGRTPTKPLVNRVTKPTRANKPDFCGVPEERSQFKMRANTTLQLNTQTMAPPKVSPRMQIKRPSVTPQDPDSEDDYEVCDGDDESPDVSTETRRSIPTPRPRDLKKSSPGLMPKPSAPHRDTEGPSIHTARSPPDTTVSPQSTGFHRARMPLPKQISSQSRGTLPSESKAPRDAEEEAGVHNKVWYASSCDRRTAEDALIRMGKDGSFLLRKSSGVDAQQPYTLVVFYNGRVYNIPVRYIASSKQFALGKEKQGEDRFCSVSDIVENHQKNPLVLVDSQSNTKDFTKLRYPVKP
- the blnk gene encoding B-cell linker protein isoform X4; translation: MNVPTREQCEGWSSMQVAAYLIQNNMRGCADTVQRIRIDGRRFLNLSDSDLNKFSLVQRPQLQKIVQDIKKNDDSLFNRLKRFQTEQTANILKSGRNTLDRIKKKAPPKVPTRDYQGEAAESEKYSDSDFASDSDTYEDPQFEHEDNYEPPPRSEAHAVNTFTVAQSMTNSRGQYVDSCRGRPAKPNTSFNPVRKNMGVIRKNQADDDDDENDYVEPEETTENDNYIEPTGRTPTKPLVNRVTKPTRANKPDFCGVPEERSQFKMRANTTLQLNTQTMAPPKVSPRMQIKRPSVTPDPDSEDDYEVCDGDDESPDVSTETRRSIPTPRPRDLKKSSPGLMPKPSAPHRDTEGPSIHTARSPPDTTVSPQSTGFHRARMPLPKQISSQSRGTLPSESKAPRDAEEEAGVHNKVWYASSCDRRTAEDALIRMGKDGSFLLRKSSGVDAQQPYTLVVFYNGRVYNIPVRYIASSKQFALGKEKQGEDRFCSVSDIVENHQKNPLVLVDSQSNTKDFTKLRYPVKP
- the blnk gene encoding B-cell linker protein isoform X8 yields the protein MEHLSKLTAPATVKLRQLQKIVQDIKKNDDSLFNRLKRFQTEQTANILKSGRNTLDRIKKKAPPKVPTRDYQGEAAESEKYSDSDFASDSDTYEDPQFEHEDNYEPPPRSEAHAVNTFTVAQSMTNSRGQYVDSCRGRPAKPNTSFNPVRKNMGVIRKNQADDDDDENDYVEPEETTENDNYIEPTGRTPTKPLVNRVTKPTRANKPDFCGVPEERSQFKMRANTTLQLNTQTMAPPKVSPSRMQIKRPSVTPQDPDSEDDYEVCDGDDESPDVSTETRRSIPTPRPRDLKKSSPGLMPKPSAPHRDTEGPSIHTARSPPDTTVSPQSTGFHRARMPLPKQISSQSRGTLPSESKAPRDAEEEAGVHNKVWYASSCDRRTAEDALIRMGKDGSFLLRKSSGVDAQQPYTLVVFYNGRVYNIPVRYIASSKQFALGKEKQGEDRFCSVSDIVENHQKNPLVLVDSQSNTKDFTKLRYPVKP
- the blnk gene encoding B-cell linker protein isoform X5, whose product is MNVPTREQCEGWSSMQVAAYLIQNNMRGCADTVQRIRIDGRRFLNLSDSDLNKFSLVQRPQLQKIVQDIKKNDDSLFNRLKRIKKKAPPKVPTRDYQGEAAESEKYSDSDFASDSDTYEDPQFEHEDNYEPPPRSEAHAVNTFTVAQSMTNSRGQYVDSCRGRPAKPNTSFNPVRKNMGVIRKNQADDDDDENDYVEPEETTENDNYIEPTGRTPTKPLVNRVTKPTRANKPDFCGVPEERSQFKMRANTTLQLNTQTMAPPKVSPSRMQIKRPSVTPQDPDSEDDYEVCDGDDESPDVSTETRRSIPTPRPRDLKKSSPGLMPKPSAPHRDTEGPSIHTARSPPDTTVSPQSTGFHRARMPLPKQISSQSRGTLPSESKAPRDAEEEAGVHNKVWYASSCDRRTAEDALIRMGKDGSFLLRKSSGVDAQQPYTLVVFYNGRVYNIPVRYIASSKQFALGKEKQGEDRFCSVSDIVENHQKNPLVLVDSQSNTKDFTKLRYPVKP
- the blnk gene encoding B-cell linker protein isoform X9 → MEHLSKLTAPATVKLRQLQKIVQDIKKNDDSLFNRLKRIKKKAPPKVPTRDYQGEAAESEKYSDSDFASDSDTYEDPQFEHEDNYEPPPRSEAHAVNTFTVAQSMTNSRGQYVDSCRGRPAKPNTSFNPVRKNMGVIRKNQADDDDDENDYVEPEETTENDNYIEPTGRTPTKPLVNRVTKPTRANKPDFCGVPEERSQFKMRANTTLQLNTQTMAPPKVSPSRMQIKRPSVTPQDPDSEDDYEVCDGDDESPDVSTETRRSIPTPRPRDLKKSSPGLMPKPSAPHRDTEGPSIHTARSPPDTTVSPQSTGFHRARMPLPKQISSQSRGTLPSESKAPRDAEEEAGVHNKVWYASSCDRRTAEDALIRMGKDGSFLLRKSSGVDAQQPYTLVVFYNGRVYNIPVRYIASSKQFALGKEKQGEDRFCSVSDIVENHQKNPLVLVDSQSNTKDFTKLRYPVKP
- the blnk gene encoding B-cell linker protein isoform X2 — its product is MNVPTREQCEGWSSMQVAAYLIQNNMRGCADTVQRIRIDGRRFLNLSDSDLNKFSLVQRPQLQKIVQDIKKNDDSLFNRLKRFQTEQTANILKSGRNTLDRIKKKAPPKVPTRDYQGEAAESEKYSDSDFASDSDTYEDPQFEHEDNYEPPPRSEAHAVNTFTVAQSMTNSRGQYVDSCRGRPAKPNTSFNPVRKNMGVIRKNQADDDDDENDYVEPEETTENDNYIEPTGRTPTKPLVNRVTKPTRANKPDFCGVPEERSQFKMRANTTLQLNTQTMAPPKVSPSRMQIKRPSVTPDPDSEDDYEVCDGDDESPDVSTETRRSIPTPRPRDLKKSSPGLMPKPSAPHRDTEGPSIHTARSPPDTTVSPQSTGFHRARMPLPKQISSQSRGTLPSESKAPRDAEEEAGVHNKVWYASSCDRRTAEDALIRMGKDGSFLLRKSSGVDAQQPYTLVVFYNGRVYNIPVRYIASSKQFALGKEKQGEDRFCSVSDIVENHQKNPLVLVDSQSNTKDFTKLRYPVKP
- the blnk gene encoding B-cell linker protein isoform X6 — its product is MNVPTREQCEGWSSMQVAAYLIQNNMRGCADTVQRIRIDGRRFLNLSDSDLNKFSLVQRPQLQKIVQDIKKNDDSLFNRLKRFQTEQTANILKSGRNTLDRIKKKAPPKVPTRDYQGEAAESEKYSDSDFASDSDTYEDPQFEHEDNYEPPPRSEAHAVNTFTVAQSMTNSRGQYVDSCRGRPAKPNTSFNPVRKNMGVIRKNQADDDDDENDYVEPEETTENDNYIEPTGRTPTKPLVNRVTKPTRANKPDFCGVPEERSQFKMRMQIKRPSVTPQDPDSEDDYEVCDGDDESPDVSTETRRSIPTPRPRDLKKSSPGLMPKPSAPHRDTEGPSIHTARSPPDTTVSPQSTGFHRARMPLPKQISSQSRGTLPSESKAPRDAEEEAGVHNKVWYASSCDRRTAEDALIRMGKDGSFLLRKSSGVDAQQPYTLVVFYNGRVYNIPVRYIASSKQFALGKEKQGEDRFCSVSDIVENHQKNPLVLVDSQSNTKDFTKLRYPVKP
- the blnk gene encoding B-cell linker protein isoform X7 codes for the protein MNVPTREQCEGWSSMQVAAYLIQNNMRGCADTVQRIRIDGRRFLNLSDSDLNKFSLVQRPQLQKIVQDIKKNDDSLFNRLKRFQTEQTANILKSGRNTLDRIKKKAPPKVPTRDYQGEAAESEKYSDSDFASDSDTYEDPQFEHEDNYEPPPRSEAHAVNTFTVAQSMTNSRGQYVDSCRGRPAKPNTSFNPVRKNMGVIRKNQADDDDDENDYVEPEETTENDNYIEPTGRTPTKPLVNRVTKPTRANKPDFCGVPEERSQFKMRMQIKRPSVTPDPDSEDDYEVCDGDDESPDVSTETRRSIPTPRPRDLKKSSPGLMPKPSAPHRDTEGPSIHTARSPPDTTVSPQSTGFHRARMPLPKQISSQSRGTLPSESKAPRDAEEEAGVHNKVWYASSCDRRTAEDALIRMGKDGSFLLRKSSGVDAQQPYTLVVFYNGRVYNIPVRYIASSKQFALGKEKQGEDRFCSVSDIVENHQKNPLVLVDSQSNTKDFTKLRYPVKP
- the blnk gene encoding B-cell linker protein isoform X1, yielding MNVPTREQCEGWSSMQVAAYLIQNNMRGCADTVQRIRIDGRRFLNLSDSDLNKFSLVQRPQLQKIVQDIKKNDDSLFNRLKRFQTEQTANILKSGRNTLDRIKKKAPPKVPTRDYQGEAAESEKYSDSDFASDSDTYEDPQFEHEDNYEPPPRSEAHAVNTFTVAQSMTNSRGQYVDSCRGRPAKPNTSFNPVRKNMGVIRKNQADDDDDENDYVEPEETTENDNYIEPTGRTPTKPLVNRVTKPTRANKPDFCGVPEERSQFKMRANTTLQLNTQTMAPPKVSPSRMQIKRPSVTPQDPDSEDDYEVCDGDDESPDVSTETRRSIPTPRPRDLKKSSPGLMPKPSAPHRDTEGPSIHTARSPPDTTVSPQSTGFHRARMPLPKQISSQSRGTLPSESKAPRDAEEEAGVHNKVWYASSCDRRTAEDALIRMGKDGSFLLRKSSGVDAQQPYTLVVFYNGRVYNIPVRYIASSKQFALGKEKQGEDRFCSVSDIVENHQKNPLVLVDSQSNTKDFTKLRYPVKP